A genomic region of Bombus terrestris chromosome 12, iyBomTerr1.2, whole genome shotgun sequence contains the following coding sequences:
- the LOC105666369 gene encoding putative malate dehydrogenase 1B, with product MYKMTTDRCLTVIAGILEDCTFNHICFVAESLSTILPNFHYRSISKSSARWDCWLKETCDLHGWTHTKSPLIWREIGLSRSHVTYIGGSSQFWELLHNYYDISLYLSKEELDALQTDLLFACNIKRQRSKPLQVQKKYRQIMIIGAGRSMCPDLVPQLLMTKELWMTHGIVINLYDEPGCFFKLRKIFRDAGTIGAGINTVHIVENIPDGLKDCDILIYLDSLTREEYEGTDNWLQRNYKVIANLCTHINEHAPSYMKVIFCSMNLPCFYANIMMELVTKLSSTNIVVASAHYGLELIYTFVNSFGLNLQNFGCPPVWGFLGINHFVDVHHMIQKYDVYYPNKRALNSNENMILPLGTQHSELRWFFYKIHDKNPYKNYLKRKALLRYQMGTSEDFPKCRAICDLLKLWYSNKKSIGDEIISLGIESDGSFGIPKGLVFSQPVYLKEYEDGSRAWVPFRDFPMPNMPISIFQSLIDTGIYVKKKIIELKNSSDATK from the exons ATGTACAAAATGACAACAGATAGATGTTTGACTGTAATAGCCGGTATTTTAGAAGATTGTACTTTTAATCATATATGTTTCGTCGCTGAAAGTTTGTCTACGATATTACCGAATTTTCATTACAGAAGTATTAGTAAAAGTTCTGCAAGATGGGAT TGTTGGTTGAAAGAAACGTGTGATCTTCATGGATGGACTCACACTAAATCTCCTCTAATATGGAGAGAAATTGGACTTAGTCGATctcatgtaacttatattggaGGTAGTTCCCAATTTTGGGAATTGTTGCATAATTATTATGACATCAGTTTATATTTAAGCAAAGAAGAACTTGATGCATTACAAACAGACTTATTATTT GCTTGTAATATAAAGAGACAAAGAAGCAAACCTTTACAAGTACAAAAAAAATACCGTCAAATAATGATAATAGGAGCAGGAAGATCAATGTGCCCCGATCTTGTTCCTCAGTTACTAATGACAAAAGAGCTCTGGATGACTCATGGAATTGTTATTAACTTGTATGATGAACCAGGATGTTTCTTTAAACTTAGGAAAATTTTTAGAGATGCAGGAACAATAGGTGCTGGCATAAATACAGTACATATTGTGGAAAATATCCCTGATGGATTAAAAGACTGTGATATATTAATTTACCTTGACAGTTTAACAcg AGAAGAATATGAAGGTACAGATAATTGGCTACAACGTAATTATAAAGTTATAGCAAATTTATGTACACATATAAATGAACATGCGCCTTCATATATGAAGGTAATTTTTTGTTCAATGAATCTTCCATGTTTTTACGCCAATATTATGATGGAACTTGTTACAAAATTATCAAGCACAAACATTGTGGTTGCTAGTGCTCATTATGGTTTGGAACTTATATACACATTTGTAAATTCATTTGGTCTTAATCTACAAAATTTTGGTTGTCCACCTGTTTGGGGCTTCTTGG gAATCAATCACTTTGTAGATGTTCACCATATGATTCAAAAATATGATGTTTATTATCCAAATAAAAGAGCTCTAAATTCGAATGAGAATATGATACTACCACTTGGAACTCAACATTCCGAACTGAGGTGGTTTTTTTACAAGATACATGATAAAAATCCGTATAAAAACTATTTGAAACGCAAG GCCCTTCTTCGATATCAAATGGGCACATCAGAAGATTTTCCAAAATGTAGAGCAATTTGTGATCTTTTAAAGTTATGGTACAGTAATAAAAAAAGCATTGGGGATGAAATTATATCATTAGGAATTGAATCTGATG GCTCATTTGGTATTCCAAAGGGATTAGTATTTTCACAACCagtttatttaaaagaatatgaAGATGGTTCACGAGCATGGGTCCCTTTCAGAGATTTCCCAATGCCGAACATGCCAATTTCTATATTCCAAAGCCTTATAGACACTGGTATTTAtgttaagaagaaaataattgaattaaaaaacagTTCTGATGCaacaaaataa
- the LOC100642770 gene encoding eukaryotic translation initiation factor 2 subunit 2 isoform X1 — protein MTEEDSVFDPTLKKKKKKKKTTFDLDAAFNEGGSTGDAMEATGDKENQEPEPPMPAEDDEALDLENFGRKKKKKKKAFNLDELDAALPDTKKEDVVEQQTEEVVVDDTFDLDMDFSKTKKKKKKKKDLDELVAEEERKDIEDKENGCTESERSAEYEETSWVGSDRDYTYDELLVRVFNIMREKNPDMVAGKKQKFVMRPPQVVRIGTKKTSFANFTEICKTLHRQPKHLLDFLLAELGTSGSVDGNSQLIIKGRFQQKQIENVLRRYIKEYVTCHTCRSPDTILQKDTRLFFLQCETCGSRCSVASIKSGFQAVTGKRAAIRAKTA, from the exons ATGACTGAGGAAGATTCG gTATTTGATCCtactttgaaaaaaaagaagaagaagaagaaaactacTTTTGATCTTGATGCTGCATTTAATGAAGGTGGTAGTACTGGCGATGCAATGGAAGCTACTGGTGACAAAGAAAATCAGGAGCCTGAACCTCCTATGCCAGCTGAGGATGATGAAGCATTGGATTTAGAAAATtttggaagaaaaaaaaagaagaagaaaaaagcatTTAATTTAGATGAACTTGATGCAGCTCTGCCTGATACAAAGAAAGAA GATGTTGTTGAGCAACAAACAGAGGAAGTTGTTGTGGATGATACCTTTGACTTAGATATGGACTTCTCAAAaactaaaaagaagaaaaagaaaaaaaaagatcttGATGAGTTAGTAGCTGAAGAAGAACGTAAGGACATTGAAGATAAAGAAAATg GCTGCACTGAATCTGAGCGAAGTGCAGAGTATG AAGAGACCAGTTGGGTTGGTTCAGATAGAGATTATACATATGATGAACTGCTGGTAagagtatttaatattatgaGAGAAAAGAACCCTGATATGGTTGCTGGTAAAAAGCAGAAGTTCGTCATGCGTCCTCCTCAAGTAGTACGCATAGGCACCAAAAAGACATCTTTTGCTAATTTTACAGAG ATATGTAAAACACTTCATAGGCAACCAAAACACTTACTGGACTTTTTACTTGCTGAACTAGGAACTAGTGGTTCTGTTGATGGAAACAGTCAACTTATCATTAAAGGCCGTTTCCAACAGAAACAAATAGAGAATGTTCTTAGGAGATACATTAAAGAATATGTTACCTGCCACACCTGTCGCTCTCCGGACACCATTCTTCAAAAAGATACTCGACTATTTTTCTTACAGTGTGAAACTTGTGGCTCAAGATGTTCAGTAGCTAGCATAAAATCTGGTTTCcaa GCCGTCACAGGAAAGCGTGCTGCTATTCGAGCAAAAACTGCCTAA
- the LOC100644073 gene encoding stress-associated endoplasmic reticulum protein 2: MAPKQRMRIANERATKNITLRGNVPKSSKPQDEGSPVGPCLLALFLFVVCGSAVFQIIQSIRMA; the protein is encoded by the exons ATGGCACCAAAACAAAGAATGCGTATCGCAAACGAAAGAGCTACAAAAAACATCACACTTCGTGGAAATGTTCCAAAGTCATCG AAACCACAAGATGAAGGATCTCCAGTTGGACCTTGTCTATTAGCACTCTTCCTCTTTGTTGTATGTGGTTCTG cTGTATTCCAAATAATTCAGAGTATTAGAATGGCTTAA
- the LOC100642896 gene encoding uncharacterized protein LOC100642896 isoform X1 — protein MANIFNLFGEVSELHKDPAMKPLARSKTSLGTNDTPLKNVSRSKPKGLSIRSKSDLNVSTTVHSSTPSKQQELLKPKLTQLDDSYQVISLKRNILLKKPTVSYNRMKDVSPKKVSNTKNIKLSESYGESIFKKPLPIKSNIHKSYPEPESLAPYYDMQLEFDDIYTKTIENEFKEFHIKKEHETVPYEDEGFESDLEQIEIEIPELCKSPEIFDEEWIQYKNPDLPEISDDDDDKI, from the exons atggcaaacatatttaatttgttCGGTGAAGTATCGGAACTTCACAAAG ATCCAGCTATGAAGCCTTTGGCAAGATCAAAAACTTCTCTTGGTACAAATGATACTCCTCTAAAAAATGTTAGCCGATCAAAACCAAAAGGACTGTCAATTAGATCTAAGTCTGACTTAAATGTTTCTACTACTGTACACAGTAGTACTCCCAGTAAACAACAAGAATTATTAAAGCCTAAACTAACACAGTTAGACGACAGCTACCAAGTAATATCACtcaagagaaatattttattaaag aaaccAACTGTATCTTACAACAGAATGAAGGATGTATCTCCAAAAAAAGTAtctaatacaaaaaatataaaattatcagAATCATATGGTGAAAGTATTTTTAAGAAACCATTAccaataaaaagtaatattcacAAATCATACCCAGAGCCAGAAAGTCTAGCACCATATTATGATATGCAACTTGAATTTG atGACATTTATACTAAAACCatagaaaatgaatttaaagaatttcatATAAAGAAGGAACATGAAACAGTACCTTATGAAGATGAAGGATTTGAATCAG atctGGAACAAATTGAGATTGAAATACCAGAATTATGTAAATCACCTGAAATATTTGATGAAGAATGGATACAATATAAAAATCCTGATTTACCAGAAATAtccgatgatgatgatgacaaAATTTAA
- the LOC100643706 gene encoding pre-mRNA-splicing factor RBM22 isoform X1 — MATSKTTNMYNRQNWEDAEFPILCQTCLGDNPYIRMTKERYGKECKICMRPFTVFRWCPGARMRFKKTEVCQTCSRLKNVCQTCLLDLEYGLPIQVRDAALKIKDDLPRSDVNKEYYVQNIDSEIGKIDPTSPAGAVGKSAAASDLLMKLARTSPYYKRNRPHICSFWVKGECKRGEECPYRHEKPTDPDDPLADQNIKDRYYGVNDPVADKLMRRAAAMPKLDPPEDKSITTLYVGNLGDVLTEKQLRDHFYQYGEIRSVTMVPRQQCAFIQYTQRSAAEAAAERTFNKLILGGRRLTIKWGRSQGRQTVSAAEATREILEPVPGLPGALPPPPESMGNNFFNLQTTPGMMPPMMIPPPPVAPQFMFPPQMAAATATPIFPPGTTPIHYPSQDPSRMGASQGIGKPWPEE; from the exons ATGGCTACTTCAAAGACAACGAATATGTATAATAGGCAAAATTGGGAAGATGCC GAATTCCCAATATTATGTCAAACTTGTTTAGGTGACAATCCGTACATTCGTATG acAAAAGAAAGGTACGGAAAAGAATGCAAAATATGCATGCGTCCATTTACAGTATTTAGGTGGTGTCCTGGTGCAAGAATGCGGTTCAAAAAGACAGAAGTTTGTCAGACTTGTAGTCGCTTGAAAAATGTGTGTCAGACATGTTTACTTGATTTAGAATATGGTTTACCAATTCAAGTACGCGATGCAGCACTCAAGATCAAAGATGACTTGCCCAGATCAGATGTAAACAAGGAAtattatgtacaaaatatagACAGCGAAATTGGAAAAATAGATCCCACATCACCAGCAGGTGCTGTTGGTAAATCTGCAGCTGCTAGTGATTTGTTGATGAAGCTGGCAAGGACTAGTCCTTATTACAAAAGAAACAGGCCACATATTTGTTCTTTTTGGGTTAAAGGAGAGTGTAAAAGAGGAGAAGAGTGTCCATATCGTCATGAGAAACCTACTGATCCTGATGATCCATTAGCTGATCAAAATATCAAAGATCGTTATTACGGAGTTAACGATCCTGTTGCTGATAAATTAATGCGCCGAGCTGCAGCTATGCCTAAGTTAGATCCACCAGAGGATAAATCCATTACAACTCTCTATGTTGGCAACTTAGGCGATGTTTTAACAGAAAAACAATTACGCGATCATTTTTATCAATACGGTGAAATACGCTCCGTTACTATGGTTCCTCGTCAACAGTGTGCTTTCATTCAGTACACACAGAGAAGTGCTGCAGAAGCAGCAGCAGAAAGAACATTTAACAAACTAATATTAGGAGGGCGAAGATTAACAATTAAGTGGGGACGTTCACAAGGAAGGCAAACTGTATCCGCAGCAGAAGCAACTAGAGAAATCTTGGAGCCTGTGCCAGGTTTACCAGGTGCTCTACCACCTCCACCAGAAAGCATgggaaataattttttcaatctaCAAACTACTCCTGGCATGATGCCACCAATGATGATTCCACCTCCACCAGTTGCTCCCCAATTTATGTTCCCACCTCAAATGGCAGCTGCCACTGCAACACCTATTTTTCCACCTGGAACAACTCCAATACATTATCCAAGTCAAGATCCATCAAGAATGGGTGCGTCTCAAGGCATAGGAAAACCTTGGCCCGAAGAATAG
- the LOC100643132 gene encoding transmembrane 9 superfamily member 3 produces MCRARLLFHFLALSLLPFARPDEHTHIYEDNDEVVLWMSTVGPYHNRQETYSYYSLPFCMGTKDVINHYHETFSEALQGIELKFSGLEIEFKADIAKMDYCQIKLTEESEKAFIYAVKNQYWYKMYMDDLPIWGVVGEPEENNGVVSYYIWTHKKFDIGYNGKQIVDVNLTSENKVKLVQDAAISFSYEVNWKKSNVKFEDRFDKYLDPNFFQHRIHWFSIFNSFMMVIFLVGLVSMILMRTLRKDYARYSRDEEMDDMERDLGDEYGWKQVHGDVFRPASHAMLFSALIGAGYQVTVVVLSVIIFAILGEPYTERGSMLSIAIFVYAATSPINGYAGGGLYARMGGRIWIKQMILSAFMLPLIVCGTAFFINFIAMYYHASRAIPFGSMVAVTCICIFVILPLTLVGTILGRNLAGTPDAPCRVNAVPRPIPEKKWFMEPLVIIMLGGILPFGSIFIEMYFIFTSFWAYKIYYVYGFMLLVFVILMIVTVCVTIVCTYFLLNAEDYRWQWTSFLSAASTAGYVYIYSFYYFFFKTKMYGLFQTAFYFGYMALFSLALGIMCGTVGYVGTNAFVRKIYSTVKID; encoded by the exons ATGTGTCGGGCTCGATTGTTATTCCACTTTCTGGCGCTTAGCCTACTCCCCTTTGCCCGTCCTGACGAGCACACTCACATC TACGAAGATAATGATGAGGTTGTACTATGGATGAGTACAGTTGGACCATATCACAACCGTCAAGAAACTTATTCATATTATTCATTACCTTTTTGTATGGGTACAAAAGATGTCATTAATCATTATCATGAGACCTTTTCTGAGGCACTGCAAGGCATCGAACTCAAATTTAGTGGCCTGGAAATTGAATTTAAGG CTGATATCGCCAAAATGGactattgtcaaataaaattaacagaAGAAAGTGAAAAAGCTTTCATATATGCAGTGAAGAATCAATATTGGTATAAGATGTATATGGATGATCTACCAATATGGG gtGTTGTGGGAGAACCAGAAGAAAATAATGGAGTTGTATCTTATTACATTTGGACACATAAGAAGTTTGATATAGGATATAATGGAAAGCAAATAGTTGATGTAAATTTGACAAGCGAAAATAAAGTAAAACTGGTGCAAGATGCAGCTATCTCTTTCAGTTATGAAGTTAACTGGAAGAAGAGTAATGTTAAATTTGAAGACAGATTTGATAAATATCTTGATCCTAATTTTTTCCAACACAGA ATTCATTGGTTCAGtatttttaatagttttatGATGGTAATATTTCTTGTTGGGCTTGTTTCAATGATTTTAATGCGTACGTTAAGGAAAGATTATGCTAGATATAGTAGGGATGAAGAAATGGATGATATGGAGCGAGATTTAGGAGATGAATATGGATGGAAACAAGTTCATGGAGATGTATTTAGACCAGCTAGTCATGCAATGCTTTTTTCAGCTCTAATAGGTGCAGGCTATCAA GTTACTGTGGTTGTACTTAGTGTTATTATTTTTGCTATCCTCGGAGAGCCGTATACAGAAAGAGGATCGATGTTATCAATAGCAATATTTGTGTATGCTGCAACATCACCTATAAATGGTTATGCGGGAGGAGGTTTATATGCACGTATGGGAGGACGTATTTGGATCAAACAAATGATTCTCAGTGCCTTTATGTTACCTCTTATTGTCTGTGGCACTGCATTCTTCATTAACTTCATTGCAATGTATTATCACGCTAGCCGTGCTATACCATTTGGTTCTATG gtAGCAGTAacatgtatttgtatatttgttatattaccATTGACATTAGTCGGAACCATATTAGGCCGTAACTTAGCTGGGACACCGGACGCACCATGCAGGGTTAACGCGGTACCTCGACCTATTCCTGAAAAGAAATGGTTTATGGAACCACTCGTTATCATAATGCTTGGTGGTATCTTGCCCTTTGGATCGATATTCATTGAAAT gtattttatttttacctcATTCTGggcatataaaatttattatgtttatGGATTTATGTTACTAGTATTCGTTATTCTAATGATAGTAACTGTTTGTGTTACTATCGTATGTACATACTTCTTGTTAAACGCCGAAGATTATCGATG GCAGTGGACAAGTTTCTTATCGGCCGCCTCAACCGCTGGTTACGTCTACATATATTCCTTTTATTACTTCTTCTTTAAAACTAA aATGTACGGTCTCTTCCAAACAGCCTTTTACTTTGGTTACATGGCATTGTTCAGTCTTGCCCTGGGTATAATGTGTGGAACAGTTGGTTACGTTGGTACTAATGCATTTGTACGAAAGATCTACTCTACAGTTAAAATAGACTAA
- the LOC100643706 gene encoding pre-mRNA-splicing factor RBM22 isoform X2 — MRFKKTEVCQTCSRLKNVCQTCLLDLEYGLPIQVRDAALKIKDDLPRSDVNKEYYVQNIDSEIGKIDPTSPAGAVGKSAAASDLLMKLARTSPYYKRNRPHICSFWVKGECKRGEECPYRHEKPTDPDDPLADQNIKDRYYGVNDPVADKLMRRAAAMPKLDPPEDKSITTLYVGNLGDVLTEKQLRDHFYQYGEIRSVTMVPRQQCAFIQYTQRSAAEAAAERTFNKLILGGRRLTIKWGRSQGRQTVSAAEATREILEPVPGLPGALPPPPESMGNNFFNLQTTPGMMPPMMIPPPPVAPQFMFPPQMAAATATPIFPPGTTPIHYPSQDPSRMGASQGIGKPWPEE; from the coding sequence ATGCGGTTCAAAAAGACAGAAGTTTGTCAGACTTGTAGTCGCTTGAAAAATGTGTGTCAGACATGTTTACTTGATTTAGAATATGGTTTACCAATTCAAGTACGCGATGCAGCACTCAAGATCAAAGATGACTTGCCCAGATCAGATGTAAACAAGGAAtattatgtacaaaatatagACAGCGAAATTGGAAAAATAGATCCCACATCACCAGCAGGTGCTGTTGGTAAATCTGCAGCTGCTAGTGATTTGTTGATGAAGCTGGCAAGGACTAGTCCTTATTACAAAAGAAACAGGCCACATATTTGTTCTTTTTGGGTTAAAGGAGAGTGTAAAAGAGGAGAAGAGTGTCCATATCGTCATGAGAAACCTACTGATCCTGATGATCCATTAGCTGATCAAAATATCAAAGATCGTTATTACGGAGTTAACGATCCTGTTGCTGATAAATTAATGCGCCGAGCTGCAGCTATGCCTAAGTTAGATCCACCAGAGGATAAATCCATTACAACTCTCTATGTTGGCAACTTAGGCGATGTTTTAACAGAAAAACAATTACGCGATCATTTTTATCAATACGGTGAAATACGCTCCGTTACTATGGTTCCTCGTCAACAGTGTGCTTTCATTCAGTACACACAGAGAAGTGCTGCAGAAGCAGCAGCAGAAAGAACATTTAACAAACTAATATTAGGAGGGCGAAGATTAACAATTAAGTGGGGACGTTCACAAGGAAGGCAAACTGTATCCGCAGCAGAAGCAACTAGAGAAATCTTGGAGCCTGTGCCAGGTTTACCAGGTGCTCTACCACCTCCACCAGAAAGCATgggaaataattttttcaatctaCAAACTACTCCTGGCATGATGCCACCAATGATGATTCCACCTCCACCAGTTGCTCCCCAATTTATGTTCCCACCTCAAATGGCAGCTGCCACTGCAACACCTATTTTTCCACCTGGAACAACTCCAATACATTATCCAAGTCAAGATCCATCAAGAATGGGTGCGTCTCAAGGCATAGGAAAACCTTGGCCCGAAGAATAG
- the LOC100642770 gene encoding eukaryotic translation initiation factor 2 subunit 2 isoform X2, protein MTEEDSVFDPTLKKKKKKKKTTFDLDAAFNEGGSTGDAMEATGDKENQEPEPPMPAEDDEALDLENFGRKKKKKKKAFNLDELDAALPDTKKEDVVEQQTEEVVVDDTFDLDMDFSKTKKKKKKKKDLDELVAEEERKDIEDKENEYEETSWVGSDRDYTYDELLVRVFNIMREKNPDMVAGKKQKFVMRPPQVVRIGTKKTSFANFTEICKTLHRQPKHLLDFLLAELGTSGSVDGNSQLIIKGRFQQKQIENVLRRYIKEYVTCHTCRSPDTILQKDTRLFFLQCETCGSRCSVASIKSGFQAVTGKRAAIRAKTA, encoded by the exons ATGACTGAGGAAGATTCG gTATTTGATCCtactttgaaaaaaaagaagaagaagaagaaaactacTTTTGATCTTGATGCTGCATTTAATGAAGGTGGTAGTACTGGCGATGCAATGGAAGCTACTGGTGACAAAGAAAATCAGGAGCCTGAACCTCCTATGCCAGCTGAGGATGATGAAGCATTGGATTTAGAAAATtttggaagaaaaaaaaagaagaagaaaaaagcatTTAATTTAGATGAACTTGATGCAGCTCTGCCTGATACAAAGAAAGAA GATGTTGTTGAGCAACAAACAGAGGAAGTTGTTGTGGATGATACCTTTGACTTAGATATGGACTTCTCAAAaactaaaaagaagaaaaagaaaaaaaaagatcttGATGAGTTAGTAGCTGAAGAAGAACGTAAGGACATTGAAGATAAAGAAAATg AGTATG AAGAGACCAGTTGGGTTGGTTCAGATAGAGATTATACATATGATGAACTGCTGGTAagagtatttaatattatgaGAGAAAAGAACCCTGATATGGTTGCTGGTAAAAAGCAGAAGTTCGTCATGCGTCCTCCTCAAGTAGTACGCATAGGCACCAAAAAGACATCTTTTGCTAATTTTACAGAG ATATGTAAAACACTTCATAGGCAACCAAAACACTTACTGGACTTTTTACTTGCTGAACTAGGAACTAGTGGTTCTGTTGATGGAAACAGTCAACTTATCATTAAAGGCCGTTTCCAACAGAAACAAATAGAGAATGTTCTTAGGAGATACATTAAAGAATATGTTACCTGCCACACCTGTCGCTCTCCGGACACCATTCTTCAAAAAGATACTCGACTATTTTTCTTACAGTGTGAAACTTGTGGCTCAAGATGTTCAGTAGCTAGCATAAAATCTGGTTTCcaa GCCGTCACAGGAAAGCGTGCTGCTATTCGAGCAAAAACTGCCTAA
- the LOC100642896 gene encoding uncharacterized protein LOC100642896 isoform X2, translating into MANIFNLFGEVSELHKDPAMKPLARSKTSLGTNDTPLKNVSRSKPKGLSIRSKSDLNVSTTVHSSTPSKQQELLKPKLTQLDDSYQKPTVSYNRMKDVSPKKVSNTKNIKLSESYGESIFKKPLPIKSNIHKSYPEPESLAPYYDMQLEFDDIYTKTIENEFKEFHIKKEHETVPYEDEGFESDLEQIEIEIPELCKSPEIFDEEWIQYKNPDLPEISDDDDDKI; encoded by the exons atggcaaacatatttaatttgttCGGTGAAGTATCGGAACTTCACAAAG ATCCAGCTATGAAGCCTTTGGCAAGATCAAAAACTTCTCTTGGTACAAATGATACTCCTCTAAAAAATGTTAGCCGATCAAAACCAAAAGGACTGTCAATTAGATCTAAGTCTGACTTAAATGTTTCTACTACTGTACACAGTAGTACTCCCAGTAAACAACAAGAATTATTAAAGCCTAAACTAACACAGTTAGACGACAGCTACCAA aaaccAACTGTATCTTACAACAGAATGAAGGATGTATCTCCAAAAAAAGTAtctaatacaaaaaatataaaattatcagAATCATATGGTGAAAGTATTTTTAAGAAACCATTAccaataaaaagtaatattcacAAATCATACCCAGAGCCAGAAAGTCTAGCACCATATTATGATATGCAACTTGAATTTG atGACATTTATACTAAAACCatagaaaatgaatttaaagaatttcatATAAAGAAGGAACATGAAACAGTACCTTATGAAGATGAAGGATTTGAATCAG atctGGAACAAATTGAGATTGAAATACCAGAATTATGTAAATCACCTGAAATATTTGATGAAGAATGGATACAATATAAAAATCCTGATTTACCAGAAATAtccgatgatgatgatgacaaAATTTAA
- the LOC100642770 gene encoding eukaryotic translation initiation factor 2 subunit 2 isoform X3: MTEEDSVFDPTLKKKKKKKKTTFDLDAAFNEGGSTGDAMEATGDKENQEPEPPMPAEDDEALDLENFGRKKKKKKKAFNLDELDAALPDTKKEDVVEQQTEEVVVDDTFDLDMDFSKTKKKKKKKKDLDELVAEEERKDIEDKENEETSWVGSDRDYTYDELLVRVFNIMREKNPDMVAGKKQKFVMRPPQVVRIGTKKTSFANFTEICKTLHRQPKHLLDFLLAELGTSGSVDGNSQLIIKGRFQQKQIENVLRRYIKEYVTCHTCRSPDTILQKDTRLFFLQCETCGSRCSVASIKSGFQAVTGKRAAIRAKTA; this comes from the exons ATGACTGAGGAAGATTCG gTATTTGATCCtactttgaaaaaaaagaagaagaagaagaaaactacTTTTGATCTTGATGCTGCATTTAATGAAGGTGGTAGTACTGGCGATGCAATGGAAGCTACTGGTGACAAAGAAAATCAGGAGCCTGAACCTCCTATGCCAGCTGAGGATGATGAAGCATTGGATTTAGAAAATtttggaagaaaaaaaaagaagaagaaaaaagcatTTAATTTAGATGAACTTGATGCAGCTCTGCCTGATACAAAGAAAGAA GATGTTGTTGAGCAACAAACAGAGGAAGTTGTTGTGGATGATACCTTTGACTTAGATATGGACTTCTCAAAaactaaaaagaagaaaaagaaaaaaaaagatcttGATGAGTTAGTAGCTGAAGAAGAACGTAAGGACATTGAAGATAAAGAAAATg AAGAGACCAGTTGGGTTGGTTCAGATAGAGATTATACATATGATGAACTGCTGGTAagagtatttaatattatgaGAGAAAAGAACCCTGATATGGTTGCTGGTAAAAAGCAGAAGTTCGTCATGCGTCCTCCTCAAGTAGTACGCATAGGCACCAAAAAGACATCTTTTGCTAATTTTACAGAG ATATGTAAAACACTTCATAGGCAACCAAAACACTTACTGGACTTTTTACTTGCTGAACTAGGAACTAGTGGTTCTGTTGATGGAAACAGTCAACTTATCATTAAAGGCCGTTTCCAACAGAAACAAATAGAGAATGTTCTTAGGAGATACATTAAAGAATATGTTACCTGCCACACCTGTCGCTCTCCGGACACCATTCTTCAAAAAGATACTCGACTATTTTTCTTACAGTGTGAAACTTGTGGCTCAAGATGTTCAGTAGCTAGCATAAAATCTGGTTTCcaa GCCGTCACAGGAAAGCGTGCTGCTATTCGAGCAAAAACTGCCTAA